From the Nodularia sp. NIES-3585 genome, one window contains:
- a CDS encoding allophycocyanin subunit alpha-B — protein MTVISQVILKADDQLRYPSSGELKSIKEYLQTGVQRTRIAATLAENEKKIVQEATKKLWQKRPDFIAPGGNAYGERQRSLCIRDFGWYLRLITYGVLAGDKDPIEKIGLIGVREMYNSLGVPVPGMVEAITALKTASLDLLSAEDAAEAAPYFDYIIQAMS, from the coding sequence ATGACCGTCATTAGCCAAGTTATTCTCAAAGCCGACGACCAACTGCGTTATCCCAGCAGTGGCGAACTCAAAAGCATCAAAGAATATTTGCAAACCGGAGTACAACGGACACGCATTGCTGCGACCTTAGCTGAGAACGAAAAAAAGATTGTTCAAGAAGCCACCAAAAAGCTTTGGCAAAAACGTCCTGACTTTATCGCCCCCGGCGGTAATGCTTACGGTGAACGTCAACGTTCCCTATGTATCCGTGACTTTGGCTGGTACTTGCGCCTCATTACCTATGGCGTACTCGCTGGCGACAAAGATCCAATTGAAAAAATTGGTTTAATTGGCGTGCGAGAAATGTACAATTCGTTAGGTGTTCCTGTCCCAGGCATGGTAGAAGCTATCACTGCCTTAAAAACAGCTTCCCTAGACTTACTAAGTGCAGAAGATGCAGCCGAAGCAGCACCCTACTTTGATTACATCATTCAAGCGATGTCCTAA